From Slackia heliotrinireducens DSM 20476:
CCCGAGCTGTCGGAGATCCTCTTCGCGCCCACGCGGGTGAACACGTCCTCGTTGTTCTCGCGTTTCCAGTCGGGAACGGTATGGAGTACAAACTCCTTGTTCGCCTTTTCGGCCCCGAACATCTGCAGCGCGATGTCTTTGGGAATGATCGATTGCGCCACAGGCAGCAACGACGCATCGTAGGCCACCACGGGATTGCCGACGAATTCCGACAGGGCCTGGCAGAAGCCCTGCAGGTCTTTATTGCGGTAATACGCTTCTCTCATGGCGTCGCAGCATGATTGAAATTCGTTTGTGTATTTTGATAGGGCGTTGACCAGCTGCGCCGCATTCGCCCCCATGACAGCAGCAGTTCCGTTTGTGCTTTTATCACTACGACTCCATAGCAGCTGGGATTGTGTATAGGGGCCTTCAGCCAGGTCGTTGTGCACAATATATAAAATACCTGGCTCAATAGATTGCGTTGTAAACAATTCTACTCGCTTGAAAACAATCGGGTCTTTTGCGTTGTCTTCAGATATCAGCAGGTCAAATTCGGATAATGCATCTCTAAGCTGAGAAATAGTGAGATTCATACATTTCCTCTCTAACGTGCATTTTGCATAATTATACGACAGTCTCTTTTCGATTAGGCACAATGACACCGACTATTTCCCTCTTTAAACTGAACCCACCGTTTGAAACAAAGATATATAGAAGGGGGAACTATGGGGATTATCGACCATCCTATGGATCGTAGGAAGTTCTTGCGCGCTGGCGCCATCGCAGGCGTTGCGGCAGCCGGACTGGCCGGCTGCACGCCCGAAGCAGGAACGCCCGACGGCGGATCGACCGACTCAAAATCAAGCGCAAACGGCGACGTCCAAGCGACCGTCTGCGAAAACGACCAGGCCATCATCGACGGCCTCGGCGAATGGAAGTGCGGCCTGTGCTGGGCCAACTCCAGCTGCGGCGGCTACTGCGTCAACTACCGCTACGTCGTCGACGGCGTCGTTGTCCGCAGCGGCACCGACAACGGCCATGAGGACACCGAGGAAACGCCCCAGTGGCGCGCATGCCCCCGCGGACGCTCCAAGAGCCAGAACGTATACGGCGCAGAGCGCCTTCGTTATCCCCTGAAGCGCAAGAACTGGCAGCCCGGCGGCGTGGATTACCACCCCGAACTGCGCGGTAAGGACGAATGGGAGCGCATCACCTGGGAAGAGGCCATCGAACTGGCCGGCGGCGAAATCAAGCGCATCTACGACAACTTCGGCCCCGAATCCGTCCTTCTGACCAGCTACTACGTCGTGCCCAGTCTGTTCGGCAAACTGGGCGGCTACTGGAGCTGGGAAGACACCGTTTCCTACGGCTCCTACACCGCAACCTGCGAGACGCTGGGACTCGGCTACTACGGCGAACCCGGTCTGCCCGCCATGAACGACCGCCTCGACCTCAAGAACGCCGAGTACATCGTCATGGCCAGCGGCAACCCCGCCTGGGCAGCCACCGGCAATCCTCTGTACTACCTGCAGCTGGCCCGCGACAACGGCACCCAGTTCGCCTACATCGGCCCCTCCTACAACGTAAGCGCTTCCGCCCTGGACGCCAAGTGGATTCCCGTGCGCAACGGCACCGACACGGCGTTGTGGCTGGCCGTCGCCTACGAAATGATCCGCATGGACGAAGAGACCGGCGACATCATCGACTGGGACTTCCTGAATACATACACCCTGGGCTTCGACATGAACCACATGCCCGAAGACGCCAAGCTCGAGGAATGCTTCAAGGACTACATCCTGGGCGAATACGACGACCTGCCGAAGACCCCCGAATGGGCCACCGAGATCTGCGGCACGCCCGTCGAGGACATCACCTGGCTCGCCGACGTCATGAGCAAGAAGTACAAGACCATGCTGCTGCACTCCTTCGCCGCATTCCGCACCACCGGTTCTGAGAACCTTTCCCAGGCCATGATGACCGTCGCCCTGATGGGCGGCCATGCGGGCAAGTCCGGCCACTGCTTCGGCCCCGGCCTGTACGCCCAGTTCGCAGCCAACGGCGGCGAGCACCTGGTTCGCTTCGGCAAGTACGACTACATCTGGAGCGACGACCCCTTCTCCGCTTCCGCCCTCATCCCCGGCATCAAGGGCTGGACTGCTGTCGCCGACGGCCACTTCACGTCGTACAGCAACTCCAACCTTGCAGGCACCACCAGCGATTTCCATGCGGCCGAAGAGCACGACCTTGACATCCGCCTGTGGTATAGCTGCGCCAACAACTCGCTGCACACCAAGGGCAACGGACAGCTCGAGGGCGTCCGTGCGGTCCGCGAAGGCAACATTGAATGCATCATCGCCCAGGATCTTCTGGTCACCGACACCGTGATGTTCTCCGACATCATCCTGCCGGCAACCACGCCCTGGGAAGGCAACCTGGATCCGGCGGAAGGCGACGTCATGTGGGTGGGCAACACCACCGCCATCGACGGCGACCTCAACGGCGACCACAACAAGGAGATCTTCCCCGCCATCCATCCCATCATCAAGCCCCTCTTCGACACCAAGAGCGACGGCTGGATCTGGCGCAAGCTGACCGAGGCCGTGGGCGTTGCCGTCGAGGACATCTTCCCCGTCAGCGAGGTCCAGTTCTGGTTCGACCTGACCGCCGACGCCACCTTCTGCAACGAGAACGGCGAATGGCAGCACATCTTCAACGTGACCCAGGAGACCATCGACAAATACGGCGTCGATTACCAGGTCCAGACCGACGGCGTCATGGATCTGGAAGAGTTCTTCAAGCAGGGCTATTTCAGCGTCGACCGCAAGCTTGAAAACGACCCGCACCTGTTCATCAAGTTCAAGGACTTCATCGACGACCCCGAGGCCAACCCCCTGACCACCGCCACCGGCAAGTTCGAGATCTATTCCCAGTCCAAGGCGGACGGCTACAACACCACCGGCCTTTCGGAAGAGCCCATCAAGCCCTATGCGAACTACTTCACCCCCAACAACGGCTACGTCGCCTCCTTCAAGAATTGGGAGACCAAGGAGCCGGGCGACTATCCCTTCGTGCTGAGCCAGCCCCACTACCTGCGTCGCGCCCACACCCAGAACGACGGTTCCACCTGGCTGCGCGAGGCCCTGCAGAACCCCTTCTTCGTCAGCCGCCCCGACGCGGACGCCAAGGGCATCAAGACCGGCGACACCGTCCGTGTGTGGAACGAATACGGCCAGATCCTGCGTCAGGCATCCGTCTTGAGCTCGCTGGTCCCCGGATGCGTGGCACTGCCCCATGGCGCCCACTTCGACCTGGACGAGAGCGACCCCGACAACCCCATCGACCTCGGCGGATCCGAGGCCATGCTGCTCGGCCCGAAGGTGAGCAACTACCACTACGCCCTGTCCGGCTACAACAGCACGCTGGTGAACTTCGAGAAGTACGATGGCGATCCCATCCCCCACGATGGCGAGCGCATGGTTGCCCACATCGATTTCGATCAGTTCGACGCCGAGTAAGGAGAAGCAGCAATGACCTACGGTTTTTATTTCAACATGCAGCGCTGCATCGGATGCGGCGCCTGCCAGATCGCCTGCAAAGACAAGTTTGATTTCCAGGAATGCGGTCCCCGTCCGCGTCGTGTAGACACGTACGAAACCGGCGACTTCCCCAACTGCAGCATTTTCACCATGTCCATCGGCTGCAACCACTGCGACAACCCCGCATGCACCGCCGTGTGCCCGACCGGCGCCATGTTCAAGAACGACGAGGGCCTGGTCCTGCACGACGACAACGTGTGCATCGGATGCCAGTCCTGCGTCAACGCATGCCCCTACAGCGCCCCGCAGTACATCGAGTCGAAGAACATCGTCCAGAAATGCGACACCTGCCACGCCCTGCGCGAGATCGGCGAGCTTCCGATCTGCGTGGCCGCCTGTTCCCAGCGCGCGCTGGACTTCGGCGACGTCGACGAGCTACGCGCCAAGTACGGCGACGACCTGGTCAGCGAGTGCGTGGCCATCGAAAGCGCCAGCACCACCAACCCGAACCTGCTGATCCTGCCTCGCGAGGCAAGCCTGTCCGGAGAATGCTTCCCGGTCATCCTCTAGCCTACCTCGGCCGTCGCGCCTGAGACGCGACGGCAACCCATCCCTCCCCCTCCGGGCTGAAGGAGGCGCTCCG
This genomic window contains:
- a CDS encoding molybdopterin-dependent oxidoreductase is translated as MGIIDHPMDRRKFLRAGAIAGVAAAGLAGCTPEAGTPDGGSTDSKSSANGDVQATVCENDQAIIDGLGEWKCGLCWANSSCGGYCVNYRYVVDGVVVRSGTDNGHEDTEETPQWRACPRGRSKSQNVYGAERLRYPLKRKNWQPGGVDYHPELRGKDEWERITWEEAIELAGGEIKRIYDNFGPESVLLTSYYVVPSLFGKLGGYWSWEDTVSYGSYTATCETLGLGYYGEPGLPAMNDRLDLKNAEYIVMASGNPAWAATGNPLYYLQLARDNGTQFAYIGPSYNVSASALDAKWIPVRNGTDTALWLAVAYEMIRMDEETGDIIDWDFLNTYTLGFDMNHMPEDAKLEECFKDYILGEYDDLPKTPEWATEICGTPVEDITWLADVMSKKYKTMLLHSFAAFRTTGSENLSQAMMTVALMGGHAGKSGHCFGPGLYAQFAANGGEHLVRFGKYDYIWSDDPFSASALIPGIKGWTAVADGHFTSYSNSNLAGTTSDFHAAEEHDLDIRLWYSCANNSLHTKGNGQLEGVRAVREGNIECIIAQDLLVTDTVMFSDIILPATTPWEGNLDPAEGDVMWVGNTTAIDGDLNGDHNKEIFPAIHPIIKPLFDTKSDGWIWRKLTEAVGVAVEDIFPVSEVQFWFDLTADATFCNENGEWQHIFNVTQETIDKYGVDYQVQTDGVMDLEEFFKQGYFSVDRKLENDPHLFIKFKDFIDDPEANPLTTATGKFEIYSQSKADGYNTTGLSEEPIKPYANYFTPNNGYVASFKNWETKEPGDYPFVLSQPHYLRRAHTQNDGSTWLREALQNPFFVSRPDADAKGIKTGDTVRVWNEYGQILRQASVLSSLVPGCVALPHGAHFDLDESDPDNPIDLGGSEAMLLGPKVSNYHYALSGYNSTLVNFEKYDGDPIPHDGERMVAHIDFDQFDAE
- a CDS encoding 4Fe-4S dicluster domain-containing protein, whose protein sequence is MTYGFYFNMQRCIGCGACQIACKDKFDFQECGPRPRRVDTYETGDFPNCSIFTMSIGCNHCDNPACTAVCPTGAMFKNDEGLVLHDDNVCIGCQSCVNACPYSAPQYIESKNIVQKCDTCHALREIGELPICVAACSQRALDFGDVDELRAKYGDDLVSECVAIESASTTNPNLLILPREASLSGECFPVIL